The following proteins are encoded in a genomic region of Flammeovirga pectinis:
- the gmk gene encoding guanylate kinase, whose protein sequence is MKSGKVFIFSAPSGSGKTTVVRHLLSVFPELTFSISATTRAPRGEEKDAKDYYFISLDDFKNRISNDEFVEHEEVYEGLFYGTLKSEIERIWSEGKHVVLDVDVQGGISLKNYFAEKAVSVFVCPPSVECLEQRLRDRATDSEEAIKERVAKAAEEMPFGDQFDIRLVNEDLQIALANAEKLVKEAIA, encoded by the coding sequence ATGAAATCAGGCAAAGTATTTATCTTTTCTGCACCATCAGGATCAGGTAAAACCACCGTTGTGAGACACCTTTTGAGTGTATTTCCTGAATTGACATTTTCAATTTCAGCAACTACACGTGCTCCGAGAGGAGAAGAAAAAGACGCTAAAGACTATTATTTCATTTCTCTCGATGATTTTAAAAATCGAATTTCAAATGATGAATTTGTAGAACATGAGGAAGTATATGAAGGTCTTTTTTATGGCACTTTAAAAAGTGAAATAGAAAGAATTTGGAGCGAAGGCAAACATGTTGTTTTAGATGTTGATGTCCAAGGAGGCATCAGTTTAAAGAATTATTTTGCAGAAAAAGCCGTTTCAGTTTTTGTATGCCCTCCAAGTGTAGAATGCTTAGAGCAACGTTTAAGAGATAGAGCTACAGATTCCGAAGAAGCAATTAAGGAACGTGTAGCAAAAGCTGCAGAAGAAATGCCATTTGGTGATCAATTTGATATTCGTTTAGTAAATGAAGATCTACAAATTGCACTAGCAAATGCAGAAAAATTAGTGAAAGAAGCAATAGCGTAG
- a CDS encoding sigma-70 family RNA polymerase sigma factor, translated as MSNNLKKKNSTQERLIIFDREFAPHTDSMYSFAYRLTGDDEDAKDLVQDTHMKAYRFIDSFEKGTNAKAWLFRILKNSFINEYRRKSKEPSKIDYNEVETIYNGEKNDPNLVSGIRQDNNTYRIGDEITSALNALGVDFRIVIILCDLEGFTYEEMSKILDIPIGTVRSRLHRARNLLKEKLVVYAKKMGYSQKKAN; from the coding sequence ATGAGTAATAACCTAAAGAAGAAGAATTCTACTCAAGAACGATTAATTATTTTCGACCGAGAGTTTGCTCCTCACACAGATTCAATGTATAGTTTTGCCTATCGCTTAACTGGAGACGACGAAGATGCAAAAGATTTAGTACAAGATACGCACATGAAAGCGTATAGATTTATCGATTCGTTCGAAAAAGGAACTAATGCAAAAGCATGGTTATTCCGAATTTTAAAAAACAGTTTTATCAATGAATATAGAAGGAAGAGTAAGGAACCTTCAAAAATTGATTATAACGAAGTAGAGACTATTTATAACGGAGAAAAAAATGACCCTAATTTAGTTTCAGGTATACGTCAAGATAATAATACATACAGAATTGGTGATGAAATAACGAGTGCATTGAATGCATTAGGAGTTGATTTCAGAATTGTTATCATTTTATGTGATTTAGAAGGATTCACCTACGAAGAAATGTCTAAAATCCTTGATATTCCTATCGGAACAGTAAGAAGTAGGTTACATAGAGCTCGAAATTTATTGAAAGAAAAATTAGTTGTCTACGCAAAAAAAATGGGATATTCTCAAAAGAAAGCAAACTAA
- a CDS encoding glycosyltransferase family 9 protein produces MRVQQLKNIVISGSENLKDFSISIQIINYLKNKYADSHVTWIGNSVQSEISKFITSIDQFLLFDTIDDETLENTDAIFFLKSDKVLSKKARDLKISYRIGGKDSWRNNRRLTHSIDTSTASSLLDAHFSFLHVLDIDTTVDLSLQIVNHPISTFRGIIKKDLNNIVFYPYRSNAHRAWPGVRYFELIDSLPKYEYNYIIAGLEEEGKALKFTAPELFRVPSVKDATDLESLEEALALIAKSDLLVTYNTDIAHFAEAMGKKVICITSSADAFFINKKIKTILTEKTDCYECIGDKPCECLRKLEINEVISEMENIKI; encoded by the coding sequence ATGAGAGTGCAACAATTAAAGAATATTGTTATAAGTGGTAGTGAAAATTTAAAAGATTTCAGTATTTCCATTCAGATAATCAATTATTTAAAAAATAAATATGCTGATTCTCACGTTACTTGGATAGGAAATTCTGTTCAATCCGAGATTTCCAAATTTATTACATCTATAGATCAATTTCTTTTATTTGATACTATCGATGATGAAACATTAGAAAATACAGATGCTATCTTCTTTTTAAAGAGCGACAAAGTGTTATCTAAAAAAGCACGTGATTTAAAAATTAGCTACAGAATAGGAGGTAAGGATTCTTGGAGAAATAATAGAAGGTTAACACATAGTATAGATACTAGTACTGCTAGTTCTCTATTAGATGCTCACTTTTCATTTCTTCATGTACTAGATATTGATACAACTGTTGATCTTTCGTTACAAATAGTAAATCACCCTATTTCTACTTTTAGAGGTATTATAAAAAAGGACCTTAATAATATAGTTTTCTACCCATATAGATCGAATGCACATAGGGCATGGCCAGGAGTTCGGTATTTTGAACTTATAGATTCTTTACCAAAGTACGAATACAATTATATTATTGCTGGTTTAGAAGAAGAGGGGAAAGCTTTAAAATTTACTGCTCCAGAGTTATTTAGAGTACCAAGTGTAAAAGATGCTACAGATCTAGAAAGCTTAGAAGAAGCACTTGCTTTAATTGCCAAATCAGATTTATTAGTTACCTATAATACAGATATTGCACATTTTGCAGAAGCAATGGGTAAAAAGGTAATTTGTATAACATCTTCTGCTGATGCCTTTTTTATCAATAAAAAAATTAAAACTATCCTTACTGAAAAGACAGATTGTTATGAGTGTATAGGAGATAAGCCTTGTGAGTGCTTGAGAAAATTAGAGATAAATGAAGTAATATCAGAAATGGAAAATATTAAAATTTAA